From Peromyscus maniculatus bairdii isolate BWxNUB_F1_BW_parent chromosome 8, HU_Pman_BW_mat_3.1, whole genome shotgun sequence, a single genomic window includes:
- the Nptx1 gene encoding neuronal pentraxin-1 has translation MLAGRAARTCALLALCLLGSRAQDFGPTRFICTSVPVDADMCAASVAAGGAEELRSNVLQLRETVLQQKETILSQKETIRELTTKLGRCESQSTLDAGPGEARSGGGRKQPGSGKNTMGDLSRTPAAETLSQLGQTLQSLKTRLENLEQYSRLNSSSQTNSLKDLLQSKIDDLERQVLSRVNTLEEGKGGPKNDTEERVKIESALTSLHQRISELEKGQKDNRPGDKFQLTFPLRTNYMYAKVKKSLPEMYAFTVCMWLKSSAAPGVGTPFSYAVPGQANELVLIEWGNNPMEILINDKVAKLPFVINDGKWHHICVTWTTRDGVWEAYQDGTQGGNGENLAPYHPIKPQGVLVLGQEQDTLGGGFDATQAFVGELAHFNIWDRKLTPGEVYNLATCSSKALSGNVIAWAESQIEIFGGATKWTFEACRQIN, from the exons ATGCTGGCCGGCCGCGCCGCGCGCACCTGTGCGCTGCtagccctctgcctcctgggcagTCGGGCCCAGGATTTCGGGCCGACCCGCTTCATCTGCACTTCGGTGCCGGTGGACGCCGACATGTGTGCCGCGTCCGTGGCCGCGGGCGGCGCGGAGGAGCTTCGGAGCAACGTGCTGCAGCTCCGCGAGACCGTGCTGCAGCAGAAGGAGACCATCCTCAGCCAGAAGGAGACCATCAGGGAGCTGACCACCAAGCTTGGCCGCTGCGAGAGCCAGAGCACCCTGGACGCAGGTCCCGGCGAGGCCAGGTCGGGCGGCGGCCGCAAGCAGCCTGGTTCGGGCAAGAACACGATGGGCGACCTGTCCCGGACGCCGGCCGCGGAGACACTCAGCCAACTCGGGCAAACTTTGCAATCTCTCAAAACCCGACTGGAGAACCTCGAG CAGTACAGCCGCCTCAATTCTTCCAGCCAGACCAACAGCCTCAAGGATCTGCTGCAGAGTAAGATCGATGACCTGGAGCGGCAGGTGCTGTCTCGGGTGAACACTCTGGAGGAGGGCAAAGGGGGCCCCAAGAACGACACAGAGGAGAGGGTCAAGATCGAGAGCGCCTTGACATCCCTGCATCAGCGGATCAGCGAGCTGGAGAAAG GTCAGAAAGACAATCGCCCCGGGGACAAGTTTCAGCTAACATTCCCACTGCGGACCAACTACATGTATGCCAAGGTGAAGAAGAGCCTGCCGGAGATGTACGCCTTCACCGTGTGCATGTGGCTCAAATCCAGCGCAGCGCCCGGAGTGGGCACACCCTTCTCCTACGCTGTGCCTGGGCAGGCCAATGAGCTGGTCCTCATCGAGTGGGGCAACAACCCCATGGAGATTCTCATTAATGACAAG GTGGCCAAGCTGCCCTTCGTAATCAACGATGGCAAGTGGCACCACATCTGCGTCACCTGGACCACCCGGGATGGGGTCTGGGAGGCCTATCAGGATGGTACCCAGGGTGGCAATGGAGAGAACCTGGCTCCCTATCACCCCATCAAACCACAGGGTGTGCTGGTGCTGGGCCAGGAGCAG GACACTCTAGGCGGAGGGTTTGACGCCACCCAAGCTTTTGTGGGTGAGTTGGCCCATTTCAACATCTGGGACCGCAAGCTGACCCCCGGGGAGGTGTACAACCTGGCCACCTGCAGCAGCAAGGCCCTCTCGGGCAATGTCATCGCCTGGGCCGAGTCCCAGATCGAGATCTTTGGTGGAGCCACCAAGTGGACATTCGAGGCTTGTCGCCAGATCAACTGA